In a single window of the Nicotiana tomentosiformis chromosome 10, ASM39032v3, whole genome shotgun sequence genome:
- the LOC104114915 gene encoding E3 ubiquitin-protein ligase UPL3-like isoform X2 — protein METRSRKLTEEATSSAPSSSYSTSSGPTTRVTKPARLTTRAPSTRSRVTKRSLPMDSTNETSGSGSRARRSGSGKEKEHEIRDRDDEDDNDNESENDVGILHHNLTSTSSALQGLLRKLGAGLDDLLPSSAMVGSASSSSNGRLKKILSGLRADGEEGKQIEALTQLCVMLSIGTEDSLSTFSVDSFVPVLVGLLNNHGGSSNPDIMLLAARALTHLVDVLPSSCAAVVHYGAVSCFVARLLTIEYMDLAEQSLQALKKISQEDPTACLRAGALMAVLSYLDFFSTGVQRVALATAANMCKKLPSDAADFVMEAVPLLTNLLQYHDAKVLEHASICLTRIAEAFATSPEKLDELCNHGLVTQAASLISTSNSGGGQASLSTETYTGLIRLLSTSASGSPLGAKTLMILGISRILKDILSGSGLVATVSISPALSRPPEQIFEIVNLANELLPPLPQGTISLPVSTNLFIRGSFTRKPSASGSVKQEDLNASSQEVSAREKLLNDQPELLQQFGTDLLPVLIQTYGSSVNTAARHKCLSVIGKLMYFSNADMIQSLIDVTNVSSFLAGVLAWKDPQVLVPALQIAEILMQKLPGVFGKMFVREGVVHAVDTLILTESHGSATTQPTRGEKEKCNRRCSTNSHTDATSVEDPKSPVPSIGSPPDPMEIPTVNSNPRMAVSSCAKSFKDKYFPSDSEATEAGATDDLLQLKNLCMKLNAGIDDQIAKPKGKSKTFGPQLGDISICKEETLAEVIAAMLGELSKGDGVSTFEFIGSGVVASLLNYFTCGHLSKEKISNASLPRLREQAIKRYKSFIAVALPAGVDGGSVVPMTVLVQKLQNALCSLERFPVVLSHSSRSSTGNARLSSGLSALSQPFKLRLCRAQGEKTLRDYSSNVLLIDPLASLVAIEGFLWPRVKRPESGQKASASSGNSGSGTIPAGGGASYPSMSTPASAPHRHSTRSRSAVNINDSAKGSLQEKDGSSSKGKGKAVMKPAQGDGREPQTKNAARRKAALDKDTEVKPVNGDSSSEMLRDDSLPVCLQDEVHDVKLVDSSEDSPLAQTPSDSHTNAGGGSRSRTSAGGSDSIEFRSRNSYSSRGAMSFAAAAMAGLSSASGRGVRDARDQHGRPLFGSGDPPKLIFSVGGKLLNRHLTVYQAIQRQLVLDEDDDERDDGNDFASSDGSRVWSDIYTITYQRAESQVERLMNGAGSLISSKSTKASSLESSSVDPSLLQASLLDSILQGELPCDLEKSNPTYSILYLLRVLEALNQLAPRLRVLSLIDDYAEGKVSSLDEVNTTVVKIPYEEFVNSKLTPKLARQIQDALALCSGSLPSWCYQLTKACPFLFPFETRRQFFYSTAFGLSRALNRLQQQQGAEGNGSTHERAVRVGRLQRQKVRVSRNRILDSAAKVMEMYSSQKAVLEVEYFGEVGTGLGPTLEFYTLLSHDLQKVGLGMWRSGSSSTSNGHSMEVCVDNKLSGSDKDLVRAPLGLFPRPWPPHADTVNGGQFCKVIEHFRLLGRVMAKALQDGRLMDLPLSTAFYKLVLGQELDLYDILSFDAELGKTLQELQALVSRKQYIESMEDQNQDKFYDVHFHGTPIEDLCLDFTLPGYPEYVFKACDENVDLSNLEEYISLVVDATVRSGIRKQTEAFRSGFNQVFEISTLQIFSATELDYLLCGRRELWKPETLVDHIKFDHGYTAKSPPIIHLLEIMGEFTPEQQRAFCQFVTGAPRLPPGGLTGLNPKLTIVRKHSSTAGNAAHNTNAPSESADEDLPSVMTCANYLKLPPYSSKEIMYKKLLYAINEGQGSFDLS, from the exons ATGGAAACTCGGAGCCGGAAACTGACGGAGGAAGCCACGTCATCAGcgccttcttcttcttattctacTTCCTCTGGTCCCACCACTCGCGTTACTAAGCCTGCTCGCCTCACCACACGCGCCCCCTCAACTCGTTCTCGTGTCACAAAACGTTCACTTCCTATGGACTCCACGAATGAAACTTCCGGGTCGGGTAGCCGAGCCCGTCGTTCGGGTTCGGGTAAGGAAAAAGAACACGAAATTAGGGATAGGGATGATGAagatgataatgataatgaaagTGAAAATGATGTAGGGATTTTGCATCATAATTTGACGTCAACAAGTAGTGCACTTCAAGGACTGTTGAGAAAATTAGGTGCTGGATTGGATGATTTACTGCCGAGTTCAGCAATGGTGGGGTCCGCTTCATCCTCGTCCAACGGGCGGCTGAAGAAGATATTATCGGGTTTAAGAGCTGATGGTGAAGAAGGGAAACAAATAGAGGCATTGACACAGCTTTGTGTGATGCTTTCTATTGGAACAGAAGACTCTTTGAGCACTTTTTCAGTGGACTCTTTTGTACCTGTGCTTGTCGGGTTGCTTAATAATCATGGGGGGAGTAGTAATCCTGATATTATGCTTCTTGCAGCTAGGGCGTTAACTCATTTGGTTGATGTTTTACCATCTTCTTGTGCTGCTGTTGTGCATTATGGAGCAGTTTCATGTTTTGTAGCTCGGTTGCTCACTATTGAATACATGGACTTAGCTGAACAG TCTCTACAAGCTTTAAAGAAGATATCTCAGGAAGACCCAACTGCTTGTTTGCGAGCAGGTGCACTCATGGCTGTGCTTTCGTATCTCGACTTCTTTTCCACTGGTGTTCAG AGAGTAGCATTAGCAACCGCTGCTAATATGTGCAAGAAGCTGCCTTCGGATGCGGCTGACTTTGTGATGGAAGCTGTTCCACTGTTGACGAATCTCCTTCAGTATCATGATGCAAAG GTATTAGAGCATGCTTCTATCTGCTTGACCCGGATTGCTGAAGCATTTGCAACATCTCCAGAGAAACTAGATGAACTCTGCAATCACGGACTTGTCACGCAAGCTGCCTCCCTCATCTCAACCAGTAATTCTGGAGGTGGTCAGGCTTCGCTCAGCACGGAAACTTACACA GGTTTGATCCGGCTTCTTTCTACGTCTGCCAGTGGCTCTCCATTAGGGGCTAAAACCTTGATGATACTTGGTATCAGTCGGATCCTCAAGGACATTTTATCTGGTTCTGGCCTCGTGGCGACTGTCTCTATTTCACCTGCCTTGAGCAGACCTCCAGAGCAG ATTTTTGAGATTGTGAATCTGGCAAACGAGCTTCTTCCTCCGCTGCCTCAAGGAACCATCTCTCTTCCAGTTAGCACTAATTTGTTCATTAGGGGCTCGTTTACAAGGAAACCTTCTGCTAGTGGTTCTGTCAAACAGGAGGATCTGAATGCATCTTCTCAGGAGGTATCAGCTCGTGAGAAACTATTGAATGATCAACCTGAACTTCTGCAACAATTTGGAACGGATCTCCTTCCTGTTCTAATCCAG ACATATGGATCCAGTGTGAATACTGCAGCACGCCACAAGTGCCTCTCAGTTATTGGAAAACTTATGTATTTCAGTAATGCAGATATGATTCAGTCTTTAATTGATGTCACTAACGTATCAAG TTTCTTGGCTGGGGTTTTGGCTTGGAAGGATCCCCAAGTACTGGTGCCCGCTCTTCAAATAGCAGAAATTTTAATGCAAAAGCTCCCTGGAGTTTTTGGCAAGATGTTTGTCCGAGAAGGTGTTGTTCATGCTGTTGATACTTTGATACTGACTGAGTCTCATGGTTCTGCTACTACCCAGCCAACACGTGGTGAGAAGGAGAAATGTAATCGACGCTGTAGCACTAATTCCCATACAGATGCGACTTCTGTTGAAGATCCTAAAAGTCCAGTTCCAAGTATTGGATCTCCGCCAGATCCAATGGAAATTCCGACAGTCAATTCTAATCCTCGGATGGCAGTCAGTTCATGTGCAAAATCTTTCAAGGATAAATACTTCCCTTCAGATTCAGAGGCTACTGAAGCTGGTGCCACAGATGATCTTCTACAATTGAAGAATCTCTGCATGAAGTTGAATGCTGGCATCGATGATCAAATAGCTAAACCTAAAGGAAAGTCAAAAACATTTGGGCCTCAGCTTGGGGATATTTCTATCTGTAAGGAAGAAACCTTGGCTGAAGTGATAGCTGCCATGCTGGGAGAGCTCAGCAAAGGGGACGGTGTTTCAACTTTTGAGTTTATTGGAAGTGGAGTTGTTGCTTCTTTGCTCAATTATTTTACGTGTGGACATCTTTCTAAGGAAAAAATCTCTAATGCTAGTTTGCCTAGGCTTCGAGAACAAGCAATCAAAAGGTACAAGTCTTTTATTGCAGTTGCTCTTCCTGCTGGTGTTGATGGTGGAAGTGTGGTTCCCATGACTGTTCTGGTCCAAAAGCTTCAAAATGCTCTATGTTCCTTGGAGCGTTTTCCCGTTGTGCTGAGTCATAGTTCCAGATCATCGACAGGAAATGCACGTCTATCTTCAGGTTTAAGTGCTTTGTCTCAGCCTTTTAAGCTGCGCCTTTGCAGAGCTCAAGGAGAGAAAACCCTCCGCGACTACTCCTCAAATGTTTTGTTAATTGATCCTTTGGCAAGTTTAGTAGCTATTGAAGGATTCCTCTGGCCCCGAGTTAAGCGACCTGAGTCTGGGCAGAAGGCCTCCGCTTCTTCAGGCAACTCTGGGTCTGGGACCATACCTGCAGGAGGCGGTGCATCATATCCATCTATGTCTACTCCTGCCTCTGCACCTCATCGTCATTCTACACGATCTAGGTCAGCAGTTAATATAAATGACAGTGCTAAGGGGTCACTGCAGGAAAAAGATGGAAGCTCTTCGAAGGGCAAAGGAAAAGCGGTTATGAAGCCTGCTCAAGGAGATGGCAGAGAACCTCAAACAAAAAATGCTGCTCGGAGAAAAGCAGCTTTGGATAAGGATACAGAGGTGAAACCTGTTAACGGGGACTCTTCTTCAGAG ATGCTGAGGGATGATTCTCTTCCTGTCTGCTTGCAAGATGAAGTGCATGATGTTAAATTGGTGGATTCCTCGGAGGATAGTCCTCTTGCACAGACCCCAAGTGATAGCCATACAAATGCTGGTGGTGGTTCTAGGAGCAGAACCTCCGCTGGGGGATCTGATTCCATTGAGTTCAGGAGTAGGAATTCCTACAGTTCACGGGGTGCAATGTCATTTGCTGCTGCTGCCATGGCGGGACTTTCATCTGCTAGTGGTCGAGGTGTGAGGGACGCTAGAGATCAGCACGGGCGCCCTCTATTTGGCTCTGGTGATCCACCAAAACTAATATTTTCTGTTGGTGGAAAGCTGCTTAATAGGCACTTGACTGTCTACCAGGCTATCCAGCGGCAGCTTGTTCTAGACGAGGATGATGATGAGAGAGATGATGGCAATGATTTTGCATCCAGTGACGGAAGTAGGGTTTGGAGTGATATTTACACTATCACATACCAAAGGGCAGAGAGCCAAGTTGAGAGGTTGATGAATGGGGCTGGGAGCTTAATTTCTTCCAAGTCTACGAAAGCCAGTTCTTTGGAAAGTTCCAGTGTTGATCCCTCCTTGCTTCAAGCATCATTGTTAGATAGTATATTGCAGGGAGAACTTCCTTGTGATCTGGAGAAAAGTAACCCTACTTACAGTATTTTATACCTATTACGTGTATTGGAGGCGCTGAATCAGCTTGCCCCCCGTTTGCGAGTCCTTTCACTGATTGATGATTACGCTGAAGGAAAAGTTTCTAGTTTAGATGAGGTCAATACTACGGTTGTCAAAATTCCTTATGAGGAATTTGTCAATAGTAAGCTCACTCCGAAATTGGCACGACAGATCCAGGATGCTCTTGCACTTTGTAGTGGGTCTCTCCCATCTTGGTGTTACCAGTTGACAAAGGCCTGTCCATTTCTTTTTCCATTTGAGACTCGGCGCCAGTTCTTCTATTCAACTGCTTTTGGGTTGTCACGCGCTTTAAACAGGCTACAGCAACAGCAAGGTGCTGAAGGTAATGGATCTACTCATGAGAGAGCAGTTAGAGTTGGTAGATTGCAGCGCCAGAAAGTTCGTGTCTCAAGGAACCGCATTCTGGATTCTGCTGCTAAAGTAATGGAGATGTATTCTAGCCAAAAAGCTGTTCTTGAAGTTGAATATTTTGGTGAAGTTGGTACTGGCTTGGGTCCTACACTGGAGTTTTATACCCTTTTAAGTCATGATCTTCAAAAAGTCGGACTTGGAATGTGGAGGTCTGGTTCATCATCAACGTCAAATGGACATTCGATGGAAGTTTGTGTAGATAATAAATTAAGTGGCAGTGATAAAGATCTTGTCCGAGCACCTCTTGGATTATTCCCACGTCCCTGGCCACCACATGCTGATACTGTTAATGGAGGTCAATTCTGTAAGGTAATTGAACATTTCCGCTTGCTTGGACGTGTTATGGCCAAAGCTCTTCAAGATGGACGGCTTATGGACCTTCCACTGTCTACTGCCTTCTATAAGCTTGTTCTTGGCCAA GAGCTTGATTTGTACGATATTCTTTCTTTTGACGCTGAATTGGGGAAGACTTTGCAAGAGTTGCAGGCTCTTGTTAGTCGAAAGCAATATATAGAATCTATGGAAGATCAGAACCAAGACAAGTTTTATGACGTGCATTTCCATGGGACACCAATTGAGGATCTATGTTTAGATTTCACACTTCCCGGCTATCCTGAATATGTTTTTAAAGCATGCGATGAGAAT GTGGATCTCAGTAACTTGGAGGAATACATTTCTTTGGTAGTTGATGCTACTGTCAGGTCTGGAATCAGGAAGCAAACGGAAGCTTTTAGATCTGGCTTCAATCAG GTTTTTGAAATTTCAACTCTACAAATATTCTCTGCTACAGAGTTGGACTACTTGTTGTGTGGCCGTAGGGAGTTGTGGAAG CCCGAGACGTTAGTAGATCACATTAAATTCGACCATGGGTACACAGCCAAGAGTCCTCCCATTATTCAC CTACTAGAGATTATGGGAGAGTTCACACCGGAGCAGCAACGAGCATTCTGTCAGTTTGTCACTGGTGCTCCCCGGCTCCCTCCAGGTGGTCTTACTGGTCTGAATCCTAAGTTGACAATTGTGAGGAAG CATTCATCCACTGCTGGCAATGCAGCGCACAACACTAATGCACCATCAGAATCTGCAGATGAAGACCTACCTAGTGTGATGACATGTGCTAATTACTTGAAACTTCCTCCCTATTCAAGTAAG GAAATCATGTACAAGAAGTTACTCTATGCCATTAATGAAGGTCAAGGATCTTTTGATTTGTCATAA
- the LOC104114915 gene encoding E3 ubiquitin-protein ligase UPL3-like isoform X1 has protein sequence METRSRKLTEEATSSAPSSSYSTSSGPTTRVTKPARLTTRAPSTRSRVTKRSLPMDSTNETSGSGSRARRSGSGKEKEHEIRDRDDEDDNDNESENDVGILHHNLTSTSSALQGLLRKLGAGLDDLLPSSAMVGSASSSSNGRLKKILSGLRADGEEGKQIEALTQLCVMLSIGTEDSLSTFSVDSFVPVLVGLLNNHGGSSNPDIMLLAARALTHLVDVLPSSCAAVVHYGAVSCFVARLLTIEYMDLAEQSLQALKKISQEDPTACLRAGALMAVLSYLDFFSTGVQRVALATAANMCKKLPSDAADFVMEAVPLLTNLLQYHDAKVLEHASICLTRIAEAFATSPEKLDELCNHGLVTQAASLISTSNSGGGQASLSTETYTGLIRLLSTSASGSPLGAKTLMILGISRILKDILSGSGLVATVSISPALSRPPEQIFEIVNLANELLPPLPQGTISLPVSTNLFIRGSFTRKPSASGSVKQEDLNASSQEVSAREKLLNDQPELLQQFGTDLLPVLIQTYGSSVNTAARHKCLSVIGKLMYFSNADMIQSLIDVTNVSSFLAGVLAWKDPQVLVPALQIAEILMQKLPGVFGKMFVREGVVHAVDTLILTESHGSATTQPTRGEKEKCNRRCSTNSHTDATSVEDPKSPVPSIGSPPDPMEIPTVNSNPRMAVSSCAKSFKDKYFPSDSEATEAGATDDLLQLKNLCMKLNAGIDDQIAKPKGKSKTFGPQLGDISICKEETLAEVIAAMLGELSKGDGVSTFEFIGSGVVASLLNYFTCGHLSKEKISNASLPRLREQAIKRYKSFIAVALPAGVDGGSVVPMTVLVQKLQNALCSLERFPVVLSHSSRSSTGNARLSSGLSALSQPFKLRLCRAQGEKTLRDYSSNVLLIDPLASLVAIEGFLWPRVKRPESGQKASASSGNSGSGTIPAGGGASYPSMSTPASAPHRHSTRSRSAVNINDSAKGSLQEKDGSSSKGKGKAVMKPAQGDGREPQTKNAARRKAALDKDTEVKPVNGDSSSEDDELDISPVELDDALVIEDDMSDEDDHDDMLRDDSLPVCLQDEVHDVKLVDSSEDSPLAQTPSDSHTNAGGGSRSRTSAGGSDSIEFRSRNSYSSRGAMSFAAAAMAGLSSASGRGVRDARDQHGRPLFGSGDPPKLIFSVGGKLLNRHLTVYQAIQRQLVLDEDDDERDDGNDFASSDGSRVWSDIYTITYQRAESQVERLMNGAGSLISSKSTKASSLESSSVDPSLLQASLLDSILQGELPCDLEKSNPTYSILYLLRVLEALNQLAPRLRVLSLIDDYAEGKVSSLDEVNTTVVKIPYEEFVNSKLTPKLARQIQDALALCSGSLPSWCYQLTKACPFLFPFETRRQFFYSTAFGLSRALNRLQQQQGAEGNGSTHERAVRVGRLQRQKVRVSRNRILDSAAKVMEMYSSQKAVLEVEYFGEVGTGLGPTLEFYTLLSHDLQKVGLGMWRSGSSSTSNGHSMEVCVDNKLSGSDKDLVRAPLGLFPRPWPPHADTVNGGQFCKVIEHFRLLGRVMAKALQDGRLMDLPLSTAFYKLVLGQELDLYDILSFDAELGKTLQELQALVSRKQYIESMEDQNQDKFYDVHFHGTPIEDLCLDFTLPGYPEYVFKACDENVDLSNLEEYISLVVDATVRSGIRKQTEAFRSGFNQVFEISTLQIFSATELDYLLCGRRELWKPETLVDHIKFDHGYTAKSPPIIHLLEIMGEFTPEQQRAFCQFVTGAPRLPPGGLTGLNPKLTIVRKHSSTAGNAAHNTNAPSESADEDLPSVMTCANYLKLPPYSSKEIMYKKLLYAINEGQGSFDLS, from the exons ATGGAAACTCGGAGCCGGAAACTGACGGAGGAAGCCACGTCATCAGcgccttcttcttcttattctacTTCCTCTGGTCCCACCACTCGCGTTACTAAGCCTGCTCGCCTCACCACACGCGCCCCCTCAACTCGTTCTCGTGTCACAAAACGTTCACTTCCTATGGACTCCACGAATGAAACTTCCGGGTCGGGTAGCCGAGCCCGTCGTTCGGGTTCGGGTAAGGAAAAAGAACACGAAATTAGGGATAGGGATGATGAagatgataatgataatgaaagTGAAAATGATGTAGGGATTTTGCATCATAATTTGACGTCAACAAGTAGTGCACTTCAAGGACTGTTGAGAAAATTAGGTGCTGGATTGGATGATTTACTGCCGAGTTCAGCAATGGTGGGGTCCGCTTCATCCTCGTCCAACGGGCGGCTGAAGAAGATATTATCGGGTTTAAGAGCTGATGGTGAAGAAGGGAAACAAATAGAGGCATTGACACAGCTTTGTGTGATGCTTTCTATTGGAACAGAAGACTCTTTGAGCACTTTTTCAGTGGACTCTTTTGTACCTGTGCTTGTCGGGTTGCTTAATAATCATGGGGGGAGTAGTAATCCTGATATTATGCTTCTTGCAGCTAGGGCGTTAACTCATTTGGTTGATGTTTTACCATCTTCTTGTGCTGCTGTTGTGCATTATGGAGCAGTTTCATGTTTTGTAGCTCGGTTGCTCACTATTGAATACATGGACTTAGCTGAACAG TCTCTACAAGCTTTAAAGAAGATATCTCAGGAAGACCCAACTGCTTGTTTGCGAGCAGGTGCACTCATGGCTGTGCTTTCGTATCTCGACTTCTTTTCCACTGGTGTTCAG AGAGTAGCATTAGCAACCGCTGCTAATATGTGCAAGAAGCTGCCTTCGGATGCGGCTGACTTTGTGATGGAAGCTGTTCCACTGTTGACGAATCTCCTTCAGTATCATGATGCAAAG GTATTAGAGCATGCTTCTATCTGCTTGACCCGGATTGCTGAAGCATTTGCAACATCTCCAGAGAAACTAGATGAACTCTGCAATCACGGACTTGTCACGCAAGCTGCCTCCCTCATCTCAACCAGTAATTCTGGAGGTGGTCAGGCTTCGCTCAGCACGGAAACTTACACA GGTTTGATCCGGCTTCTTTCTACGTCTGCCAGTGGCTCTCCATTAGGGGCTAAAACCTTGATGATACTTGGTATCAGTCGGATCCTCAAGGACATTTTATCTGGTTCTGGCCTCGTGGCGACTGTCTCTATTTCACCTGCCTTGAGCAGACCTCCAGAGCAG ATTTTTGAGATTGTGAATCTGGCAAACGAGCTTCTTCCTCCGCTGCCTCAAGGAACCATCTCTCTTCCAGTTAGCACTAATTTGTTCATTAGGGGCTCGTTTACAAGGAAACCTTCTGCTAGTGGTTCTGTCAAACAGGAGGATCTGAATGCATCTTCTCAGGAGGTATCAGCTCGTGAGAAACTATTGAATGATCAACCTGAACTTCTGCAACAATTTGGAACGGATCTCCTTCCTGTTCTAATCCAG ACATATGGATCCAGTGTGAATACTGCAGCACGCCACAAGTGCCTCTCAGTTATTGGAAAACTTATGTATTTCAGTAATGCAGATATGATTCAGTCTTTAATTGATGTCACTAACGTATCAAG TTTCTTGGCTGGGGTTTTGGCTTGGAAGGATCCCCAAGTACTGGTGCCCGCTCTTCAAATAGCAGAAATTTTAATGCAAAAGCTCCCTGGAGTTTTTGGCAAGATGTTTGTCCGAGAAGGTGTTGTTCATGCTGTTGATACTTTGATACTGACTGAGTCTCATGGTTCTGCTACTACCCAGCCAACACGTGGTGAGAAGGAGAAATGTAATCGACGCTGTAGCACTAATTCCCATACAGATGCGACTTCTGTTGAAGATCCTAAAAGTCCAGTTCCAAGTATTGGATCTCCGCCAGATCCAATGGAAATTCCGACAGTCAATTCTAATCCTCGGATGGCAGTCAGTTCATGTGCAAAATCTTTCAAGGATAAATACTTCCCTTCAGATTCAGAGGCTACTGAAGCTGGTGCCACAGATGATCTTCTACAATTGAAGAATCTCTGCATGAAGTTGAATGCTGGCATCGATGATCAAATAGCTAAACCTAAAGGAAAGTCAAAAACATTTGGGCCTCAGCTTGGGGATATTTCTATCTGTAAGGAAGAAACCTTGGCTGAAGTGATAGCTGCCATGCTGGGAGAGCTCAGCAAAGGGGACGGTGTTTCAACTTTTGAGTTTATTGGAAGTGGAGTTGTTGCTTCTTTGCTCAATTATTTTACGTGTGGACATCTTTCTAAGGAAAAAATCTCTAATGCTAGTTTGCCTAGGCTTCGAGAACAAGCAATCAAAAGGTACAAGTCTTTTATTGCAGTTGCTCTTCCTGCTGGTGTTGATGGTGGAAGTGTGGTTCCCATGACTGTTCTGGTCCAAAAGCTTCAAAATGCTCTATGTTCCTTGGAGCGTTTTCCCGTTGTGCTGAGTCATAGTTCCAGATCATCGACAGGAAATGCACGTCTATCTTCAGGTTTAAGTGCTTTGTCTCAGCCTTTTAAGCTGCGCCTTTGCAGAGCTCAAGGAGAGAAAACCCTCCGCGACTACTCCTCAAATGTTTTGTTAATTGATCCTTTGGCAAGTTTAGTAGCTATTGAAGGATTCCTCTGGCCCCGAGTTAAGCGACCTGAGTCTGGGCAGAAGGCCTCCGCTTCTTCAGGCAACTCTGGGTCTGGGACCATACCTGCAGGAGGCGGTGCATCATATCCATCTATGTCTACTCCTGCCTCTGCACCTCATCGTCATTCTACACGATCTAGGTCAGCAGTTAATATAAATGACAGTGCTAAGGGGTCACTGCAGGAAAAAGATGGAAGCTCTTCGAAGGGCAAAGGAAAAGCGGTTATGAAGCCTGCTCAAGGAGATGGCAGAGAACCTCAAACAAAAAATGCTGCTCGGAGAAAAGCAGCTTTGGATAAGGATACAGAGGTGAAACCTGTTAACGGGGACTCTTCTTCAGAG GATGACGAGCTGGATATTTCTCCCGTTGAACTTGATGATGCTTTGGTGATTGAGGACGATATGTCTGACGAAGATGACCATGATGAT ATGCTGAGGGATGATTCTCTTCCTGTCTGCTTGCAAGATGAAGTGCATGATGTTAAATTGGTGGATTCCTCGGAGGATAGTCCTCTTGCACAGACCCCAAGTGATAGCCATACAAATGCTGGTGGTGGTTCTAGGAGCAGAACCTCCGCTGGGGGATCTGATTCCATTGAGTTCAGGAGTAGGAATTCCTACAGTTCACGGGGTGCAATGTCATTTGCTGCTGCTGCCATGGCGGGACTTTCATCTGCTAGTGGTCGAGGTGTGAGGGACGCTAGAGATCAGCACGGGCGCCCTCTATTTGGCTCTGGTGATCCACCAAAACTAATATTTTCTGTTGGTGGAAAGCTGCTTAATAGGCACTTGACTGTCTACCAGGCTATCCAGCGGCAGCTTGTTCTAGACGAGGATGATGATGAGAGAGATGATGGCAATGATTTTGCATCCAGTGACGGAAGTAGGGTTTGGAGTGATATTTACACTATCACATACCAAAGGGCAGAGAGCCAAGTTGAGAGGTTGATGAATGGGGCTGGGAGCTTAATTTCTTCCAAGTCTACGAAAGCCAGTTCTTTGGAAAGTTCCAGTGTTGATCCCTCCTTGCTTCAAGCATCATTGTTAGATAGTATATTGCAGGGAGAACTTCCTTGTGATCTGGAGAAAAGTAACCCTACTTACAGTATTTTATACCTATTACGTGTATTGGAGGCGCTGAATCAGCTTGCCCCCCGTTTGCGAGTCCTTTCACTGATTGATGATTACGCTGAAGGAAAAGTTTCTAGTTTAGATGAGGTCAATACTACGGTTGTCAAAATTCCTTATGAGGAATTTGTCAATAGTAAGCTCACTCCGAAATTGGCACGACAGATCCAGGATGCTCTTGCACTTTGTAGTGGGTCTCTCCCATCTTGGTGTTACCAGTTGACAAAGGCCTGTCCATTTCTTTTTCCATTTGAGACTCGGCGCCAGTTCTTCTATTCAACTGCTTTTGGGTTGTCACGCGCTTTAAACAGGCTACAGCAACAGCAAGGTGCTGAAGGTAATGGATCTACTCATGAGAGAGCAGTTAGAGTTGGTAGATTGCAGCGCCAGAAAGTTCGTGTCTCAAGGAACCGCATTCTGGATTCTGCTGCTAAAGTAATGGAGATGTATTCTAGCCAAAAAGCTGTTCTTGAAGTTGAATATTTTGGTGAAGTTGGTACTGGCTTGGGTCCTACACTGGAGTTTTATACCCTTTTAAGTCATGATCTTCAAAAAGTCGGACTTGGAATGTGGAGGTCTGGTTCATCATCAACGTCAAATGGACATTCGATGGAAGTTTGTGTAGATAATAAATTAAGTGGCAGTGATAAAGATCTTGTCCGAGCACCTCTTGGATTATTCCCACGTCCCTGGCCACCACATGCTGATACTGTTAATGGAGGTCAATTCTGTAAGGTAATTGAACATTTCCGCTTGCTTGGACGTGTTATGGCCAAAGCTCTTCAAGATGGACGGCTTATGGACCTTCCACTGTCTACTGCCTTCTATAAGCTTGTTCTTGGCCAA GAGCTTGATTTGTACGATATTCTTTCTTTTGACGCTGAATTGGGGAAGACTTTGCAAGAGTTGCAGGCTCTTGTTAGTCGAAAGCAATATATAGAATCTATGGAAGATCAGAACCAAGACAAGTTTTATGACGTGCATTTCCATGGGACACCAATTGAGGATCTATGTTTAGATTTCACACTTCCCGGCTATCCTGAATATGTTTTTAAAGCATGCGATGAGAAT GTGGATCTCAGTAACTTGGAGGAATACATTTCTTTGGTAGTTGATGCTACTGTCAGGTCTGGAATCAGGAAGCAAACGGAAGCTTTTAGATCTGGCTTCAATCAG GTTTTTGAAATTTCAACTCTACAAATATTCTCTGCTACAGAGTTGGACTACTTGTTGTGTGGCCGTAGGGAGTTGTGGAAG CCCGAGACGTTAGTAGATCACATTAAATTCGACCATGGGTACACAGCCAAGAGTCCTCCCATTATTCAC CTACTAGAGATTATGGGAGAGTTCACACCGGAGCAGCAACGAGCATTCTGTCAGTTTGTCACTGGTGCTCCCCGGCTCCCTCCAGGTGGTCTTACTGGTCTGAATCCTAAGTTGACAATTGTGAGGAAG CATTCATCCACTGCTGGCAATGCAGCGCACAACACTAATGCACCATCAGAATCTGCAGATGAAGACCTACCTAGTGTGATGACATGTGCTAATTACTTGAAACTTCCTCCCTATTCAAGTAAG GAAATCATGTACAAGAAGTTACTCTATGCCATTAATGAAGGTCAAGGATCTTTTGATTTGTCATAA